A region of Muntiacus reevesi chromosome 11, mMunRee1.1, whole genome shotgun sequence DNA encodes the following proteins:
- the STOML3 gene encoding stomatin-like protein 3 translates to MVITFPISIWMCLKIIKEYERAVVFRLGRIQADKAKGPGLILILPCIDVFVKVDLRTVTCNIPPQEILTRDSVTTQVDGVVYYRIYSAVSAVANVNDVHQATFLLAQTTLRNVLGTQTLSQILAGREEIAHSIQTLLDDATELWGIRVARVEIKDVRIPVQLQRSMAAEAEATREARAKVLAAEGEMNASKALKSASMVLAESPAALQLRYLQTLATVATEKNSTIVFPLPINMLEGIGGITYDNHKKVPNRA, encoded by the exons ATGGTCATTACCTTCCCGATCTCCATATGGATGTGCTTGAAG ATCATTAAGGAGTACGAACGTGCTGTTGTATTCCGACTGGGACGCATCCAAGCTGACAAAGCCAAGGGACCAG GTCTGATTCTGATCTTGCCCTGCATAGATGTGTTTGTCAAAGTTGATCTTCGGACGGTTACTTGCAACATTCCTCCCCAGGAG ATCCTCACCAGAGACTCTGTGACCACTCAGGTGGATGGAGTGGTCTATTACAGGATCTATAGCGCCGTCTCGGCGGTGGCTAATGTCAATGATGTCCACCAAGCCACATTTCTGCTGGCTCAGACCACTCTGAGAAATGTCTTAGGGACACAGACCTTGTCCCAGATCCTAGCTGGCCGAGAAGAGATCGCCCATAGCATCCAG ACCTTACTTGATGATGCCACCGAGCTGTGGGGGATCCGGGTGGCCCGCGTGGAAATCAAAGATGTCCGGATTCCCGTGCAGTTGCAGAGGTCCATGGCCGCTGAGGCCGAGGCCACCCGGGAAGCCAGGGCCAAG GTCCTTGCAGCGGAAGGAGAAATGAATGCTTCTAAAGCTCTGAAGTCCGCCTCCATGGTGCTGGCTGAGTCCCCGGCAGCCCTCCAGCTGCGTTACCTGCAGACCTTAGCCACCGTGGCCACAGAGAAGAATTCCACCATTGTGTTTCCTCTGCCCATAAATATGCTAGAGGGCATTGGTGGCATCACCTACGACAACCACAAGAAGGTTCCCAACAGAGCCTGA